The Helicobacter mustelae genome has a segment encoding these proteins:
- the atpC gene encoding ATP synthase F1 subunit epsilon, with protein MALTVNIIAPYGKIFSGGVDGIILPGSEGEFGVLEGHSELFALLKTGVIEISRNQQKDLIAINWGYAKVQPENVDVLVDGAVLISDSKGDIAGAISNAQKLLEEATTDKVALSSVMSKIENVAKGK; from the coding sequence ATGGCTTTAACAGTGAATATTATTGCTCCTTATGGAAAGATTTTCAGCGGTGGTGTCGATGGCATCATTTTGCCCGGAAGCGAAGGGGAATTTGGTGTATTGGAGGGGCATAGTGAGCTGTTTGCGTTGCTAAAGACTGGGGTCATTGAAATTTCTAGAAATCAGCAAAAGGATTTAATTGCAATCAACTGGGGATATGCAAAGGTTCAGCCAGAAAATGTGGATGTTTTAGTGGATGGCGCGGTCTTGATTAGTGATTCCAAGGGAGATATCGCTGGTGCTATAAGCAATGCCCAAAAATTATTAGAAGAGGCCACAACTGACAAGGTTGCTTTATCTAGCGTGATGTCAAAAATTGAAAATGTGGCGAAAGGAAAGTAA
- a CDS encoding biotin--[acetyl-CoA-carboxylase] ligase, which yields MKILVFEELDSTQKFLLENPQAETCVVALHQSAGVGSRGNAWQGVESGLYFSFCVEKKTLPKDLELQSASIFFGFLCKEVLEQRGFVVWLKWPNDLYLEERKIGGVIVNVKRGFVICGIGVNFLSQSFGALGVELERNGLLEEFFEKLKKPLQWKETFRKYRLEFHKNSSFYFHHKGKLQSLCDAELLHDGAISIHGEKIYGFR from the coding sequence GTGAAGATCCTTGTTTTTGAAGAGCTGGATTCTACGCAGAAGTTTCTGCTAGAAAATCCCCAGGCAGAAACTTGTGTGGTGGCGTTGCATCAGAGTGCTGGGGTGGGGAGCCGCGGAAATGCTTGGCAGGGAGTAGAGAGCGGGCTGTATTTTAGCTTTTGCGTGGAGAAAAAAACTCTGCCAAAAGATTTGGAATTGCAGAGCGCCTCGATTTTTTTTGGCTTTTTGTGCAAGGAGGTTTTGGAGCAAAGAGGCTTTGTGGTTTGGCTTAAATGGCCCAATGATTTGTATCTAGAAGAGAGGAAGATTGGTGGAGTGATAGTGAATGTAAAGAGGGGCTTTGTGATCTGTGGCATCGGGGTGAATTTTTTGTCCCAAAGCTTTGGTGCCTTGGGCGTGGAATTGGAGAGGAATGGGCTTTTGGAGGAATTTTTTGAAAAATTAAAAAAACCCCTGCAATGGAAGGAAACTTTTAGAAAATATAGGCTAGAATTTCATAAAAACTCAAGCTTTTATTTTCATCATAAAGGGAAGCTTCAAAGCCTCTGTGATGCAGAGTTGCTGCATGATGGTGCCATCTCCATCCATGGTGAAAAAATCTATGGCTTTAGGTAG
- the atpA gene encoding F0F1 ATP synthase subunit alpha, with amino-acid sequence MTKLKPEEISDIIKERIQNFNVEVDIAQTGKVIAYADGVAKVYGIQDVMSYEMVEFDTGDKGLASNLEEGSVGVIVLGSGKNIREGTSVKRLGKLMRVPVGEGVVGRVINVLGEPLDGKGPIEASEYCFVEQKAPGIMDRKSVHEPLQTGIKAIDALVPIGRGQRELIIGDRQTGKTTVAVDTIINQKGQGVVCIYVAIGQKESTVAQVVRKLEEHGAMEYTVVVNASAAESSAMQFLAPYTGVTIGEYFRDHAKHALIIYDDLSKHAVAYREMSLILRRPPGREAFPGDVFYIHSRLLERAAKVSDDKGAGSLTALPIIETQAGDVSAYIPTNVISITDGQIFLETDLFFSGIRPAINVGLSVSRVGGAAQIKATKQVAGTLRLDLAQYRELQAFAQFASDLDEVSRRQLDRGQRMVEVLKQGPYSPLPIEKQIVIIYAGAKGFLDDVPVNKIVHFEKELYLYIENKKPEIFATIKEKKALDTEIETALKAIIEDFKMIFNG; translated from the coding sequence GTGACAAAATTAAAACCAGAAGAGATTAGCGATATTATCAAAGAAAGAATCCAAAATTTTAATGTCGAGGTTGATATTGCGCAAACTGGAAAGGTCATTGCCTATGCAGATGGCGTAGCAAAGGTTTATGGAATCCAGGATGTAATGTCCTATGAGATGGTGGAATTTGACACTGGCGACAAGGGTTTGGCTTCAAATCTAGAGGAAGGAAGTGTGGGGGTTATCGTCCTTGGTTCTGGGAAAAATATTAGGGAAGGAACTTCTGTCAAAAGACTTGGAAAATTGATGAGGGTACCTGTGGGTGAGGGTGTCGTAGGGCGCGTGATTAATGTTTTGGGTGAACCTCTGGATGGCAAGGGTCCTATCGAGGCTTCAGAATATTGTTTTGTGGAGCAAAAGGCTCCTGGAATCATGGATAGGAAATCTGTGCATGAACCATTGCAAACAGGTATCAAGGCTATCGATGCGCTTGTGCCAATTGGAAGGGGGCAAAGAGAGCTTATCATCGGCGATAGGCAGACGGGTAAAACCACTGTAGCAGTTGATACAATCATTAATCAAAAAGGCCAGGGCGTCGTCTGTATCTATGTGGCAATCGGACAAAAAGAATCCACCGTAGCTCAAGTTGTTCGTAAGCTCGAGGAACATGGAGCAATGGAATACACTGTAGTCGTCAATGCATCTGCAGCAGAGTCTTCTGCCATGCAATTCCTCGCTCCCTATACAGGTGTGACAATTGGAGAATACTTCAGAGATCATGCCAAGCATGCCTTGATTATTTATGATGATCTTTCCAAGCATGCCGTGGCCTATAGAGAGATGTCCTTGATTTTGAGACGCCCTCCAGGTCGTGAGGCGTTCCCCGGAGATGTTTTTTATATTCATTCTAGATTGCTTGAGCGTGCTGCAAAGGTGAGTGATGACAAAGGTGCAGGATCTCTGACGGCATTGCCTATCATCGAAACGCAGGCAGGGGATGTCTCTGCATACATTCCCACTAATGTTATTTCCATCACAGATGGCCAGATTTTCTTGGAGACAGATCTCTTTTTCTCTGGCATCCGCCCAGCCATCAATGTGGGTCTTTCTGTTTCACGTGTAGGTGGAGCTGCGCAAATCAAGGCCACCAAGCAAGTAGCAGGTACCCTGCGACTGGATTTAGCGCAATATAGAGAATTGCAGGCATTTGCACAATTTGCTTCCGATCTTGATGAGGTAAGTCGCAGGCAGCTAGACCGTGGACAAAGAATGGTGGAAGTGTTGAAGCAGGGGCCCTATTCTCCATTGCCCATCGAGAAGCAGATTGTCATCATCTATGCTGGAGCAAAGGGGTTTTTGGATGATGTCCCGGTGAATAAAATCGTGCATTTTGAAAAAGAGCTCTATCTCTACATCGAGAATAAGAAGCCTGAGATTTTTGCAACCATTAAAGAAAAAAAGGCTCTAGACACAGAGATAGAAACCGCACTAAAAGCAATCATTGAAGACTTTAAAATGATCTTTAATGGCTAG
- a CDS encoding ParB/RepB/Spo0J family partition protein: MAKKQLALGRGLDAILGDVERAYSNHLSDHSERIIDLSIDAIAPNPFQPRKVFQEESIKELSESIIEHGLLQPIIVCQNDKKDYILIAGERRLRACKLAGKNSIRAIVAEIDLARLGELALIENIQRENLNPIDLAKSYQTLISEYGITHEALAQKIKKSRTQVTNTLRLLQLLPEVQQALIDGKITQGHAKMLVGLEDGDQELLFHSVEGQKLSVSDTEKMVQNFKKNKRGKGMSDSSKPLQLQKLQEILGEMDLRVKISRQSLIIDFQNENQVEFLIRKLQSSNVNSGFFC, from the coding sequence ATGGCAAAGAAGCAATTAGCCCTAGGCAGGGGCCTTGATGCGATATTAGGAGATGTGGAGCGAGCCTATAGCAATCATCTCAGCGATCACAGTGAGAGGATTATTGATCTTAGTATTGATGCCATCGCGCCAAATCCCTTCCAGCCAAGAAAGGTTTTTCAGGAGGAGAGCATCAAGGAGCTCTCTGAATCCATTATTGAGCATGGATTGTTGCAGCCCATCATCGTCTGTCAAAATGACAAAAAAGACTATATTTTGATAGCAGGTGAGCGCAGATTACGGGCTTGCAAGCTCGCGGGAAAGAATAGCATCCGCGCTATTGTTGCAGAGATTGATTTGGCTAGACTTGGAGAATTGGCATTGATTGAGAATATTCAGCGTGAAAATCTCAATCCCATTGATCTTGCAAAATCCTATCAGACATTAATCAGCGAATATGGCATCACACACGAAGCACTCGCCCAAAAGATCAAAAAATCTCGCACTCAGGTGACCAATACACTACGTCTTTTGCAACTGTTGCCAGAGGTGCAGCAAGCGCTCATTGATGGCAAGATTACACAGGGGCATGCAAAAATGCTCGTAGGCCTTGAGGATGGCGATCAGGAGCTGCTCTTTCATTCTGTGGAGGGGCAGAAGCTTAGTGTAAGTGACACAGAAAAGATGGTGCAAAATTTCAAAAAAAACAAGCGGGGCAAGGGCATGTCAGATTCTTCAAAGCCTCTTCAGCTGCAAAAACTACAAGAAATCCTAGGGGAAATGGATCTCAGAGTAAAAATATCCAGACAAAGCCTTATTATTGATTTTCAAAATGAAAACCAGGTGGAGTTTCTTATTAGGAAGTTACAAAGTAGCAACGTAAATTCAGGTTTTTTTTGTTAG
- a CDS encoding F0F1 ATP synthase subunit B family protein has translation MSTQISFHLMSLVFIVFMITLYLLNIWVFHPMISFMQKRNEAIYQDAQEIDDSEREVISIQNEIERLIHQAKTEAKQMVEDSLNEVRAVHDAKIARYRAENQAKIEEFMQRLARDKQVLKAQLLENKQMFQSALSAKIKEI, from the coding sequence ATGTCTACTCAGATCAGTTTTCATCTGATGAGTTTGGTGTTCATTGTTTTTATGATCACGCTGTATTTGCTGAATATTTGGGTGTTTCATCCAATGATTAGCTTCATGCAAAAGCGCAATGAGGCTATTTATCAAGATGCGCAAGAGATTGATGACAGCGAAAGGGAAGTAATCTCTATTCAGAATGAAATCGAGAGGCTTATCCATCAGGCCAAGACAGAGGCAAAGCAGATGGTAGAGGATTCTCTCAATGAAGTCAGGGCTGTGCATGATGCAAAGATCGCGAGATATCGTGCAGAGAATCAGGCCAAGATCGAGGAGTTTATGCAGAGGTTAGCTCGGGATAAACAGGTATTAAAGGCTCAGTTATTAGAAAATAAGCAGATGTTTCAAAGCGCTTTGTCTGCCAAAATCAAAGAAATATAA
- the atpG gene encoding ATP synthase F1 subunit gamma, with translation MGNNLKEIRKKIASVQNTQKTTRAMKLVSTSKLKKAEEMARQSRLYAEKLNEIFDDLIIKLKSRGLNSINSKYFSKSSQRDVKVIDIITITSDKGLCGGFNIATIKEAMRLKKEYESKGITVRIRGIGRKGIAYFSFHDIEVLDRVIGLSSMPDYERSAEFILRAIEDFIEGKTDEIILLHNGFKNMLTQELKSRVLVPFDLSAVQALEGRVHNVFIEPDDEEDRVLEELAKKYFEYNMYYSLIDSLAAEHGARMQAMDAATKNAGELVRSLTISYNKARQEAITTELVEINAGVEAMK, from the coding sequence ATGGGAAATAATTTAAAGGAAATTCGAAAGAAGATTGCAAGTGTACAAAATACACAAAAGACTACAAGGGCAATGAAGCTAGTCTCTACTTCAAAGCTAAAAAAAGCAGAAGAAATGGCTAGGCAGTCTAGGCTCTATGCAGAAAAACTCAATGAAATTTTTGATGATTTGATTATCAAGTTAAAATCCAGAGGTTTAAATAGTATCAATTCCAAGTATTTTTCCAAATCCAGCCAGAGGGATGTCAAAGTCATAGACATTATTACCATCACCTCAGATAAAGGGCTTTGTGGCGGGTTTAATATTGCTACCATCAAAGAGGCTATGCGCTTGAAAAAGGAATATGAGAGTAAGGGCATCACTGTGCGAATCCGGGGTATTGGAAGGAAGGGGATTGCTTATTTTTCCTTCCATGATATTGAGGTTTTAGACAGGGTGATTGGCTTATCTTCAATGCCTGATTATGAAAGATCTGCAGAATTCATTCTGCGAGCCATAGAGGATTTTATCGAAGGTAAGACCGATGAGATCATTTTGCTACATAATGGATTTAAAAATATGCTCACCCAAGAGTTGAAATCTAGAGTCCTTGTTCCTTTTGATTTGAGTGCTGTACAAGCTTTAGAAGGACGCGTTCATAATGTCTTCATTGAGCCTGATGATGAGGAAGATCGGGTGCTAGAGGAGCTTGCAAAAAAATACTTTGAGTACAATATGTATTACTCGCTCATTGATTCTCTTGCCGCAGAGCATGGTGCTAGGATGCAGGCGATGGATGCAGCTACAAAGAATGCGGGGGAATTGGTGAGGAGTTTAACCATTTCTTATAACAAAGCGCGACAAGAGGCGATTACTACAGAGCTTGTAGAAATTAATGCTGGTGTTGAGGCAATGAAATAA
- a CDS encoding ParA family protein yields the protein MGEIIAVANQKGGVGKTTTAVNLAASLALAEKNVLLIDFDPQSNATTSLGFRRSDIEFDIYHVLMGSKNLSEIICETEMSHMHLAPSNIGLVGLEKEFYKKPRGRELLLKRSIQEIENFYDFIIIDSPPALGPLTINALSAAHSVIVPIQCEFFALEGLAQLLSTIKLLQENINPTLKIKGFLPTMYSTQNNLSKQVFADLSQHFSAKLFKNSQDPDQPYVIIPRSVKLAESPSFGKPILLYDIKSNGSVAYRNLAQSILCNT from the coding sequence ATGGGAGAAATTATTGCCGTTGCAAATCAAAAAGGTGGAGTGGGCAAGACCACTACCGCAGTCAATCTGGCTGCATCCTTGGCACTGGCTGAGAAAAACGTCTTATTGATTGATTTTGACCCTCAATCCAATGCCACAACAAGTCTTGGTTTCCGTCGCAGTGATATTGAATTTGACATTTATCATGTGTTGATGGGGAGCAAGAATCTCTCAGAGATTATTTGTGAGACGGAGATGTCCCACATGCATCTAGCGCCCTCTAATATAGGGTTGGTGGGACTGGAGAAAGAATTCTATAAAAAGCCCAGGGGAAGGGAGCTGCTGCTAAAAAGAAGCATTCAAGAAATTGAGAATTTTTATGATTTCATTATCATTGATTCTCCTCCTGCGCTGGGCCCTCTGACCATCAATGCCCTGAGTGCTGCGCATTCTGTGATTGTACCCATTCAGTGCGAGTTTTTTGCGCTGGAAGGCTTGGCGCAATTGCTTAGCACCATCAAGCTTTTGCAAGAAAACATCAATCCCACGCTAAAAATCAAGGGATTTTTGCCGACCATGTATTCCACGCAAAACAATCTCTCCAAGCAGGTGTTTGCAGATCTTTCCCAGCATTTTAGCGCCAAGTTATTCAAGAATAGCCAGGATCCCGATCAGCCCTATGTGATTATTCCGCGCAGTGTGAAGCTCGCAGAATCCCCGAGCTTTGGGAAGCCTATTTTGCTCTATGATATCAAATCCAATGGCAGCGTTGCCTATCGCAATCTGGCGCAATCCATTTTGTGTAACACATAA
- the obgE gene encoding GTPase ObgE encodes MFVDRVDILLSSGKGGAGAVSFRREKFVINGGPDGGDGGDGGDVYFVIDENSDTLSQFRGKRHYRAQNGQPGQGKNCTGKRGEDLIIKVPAGTMVYDEQSNALLYDLTDQKQRVRVLSGGKGGFGNARFKNSINQAPSYAQKGLEGKQLHVRLELKLIADVGLVGYPNVGKSTLISTLSNARPEIANYEFTTLIPNLGVVDVDEIHSFVMADIPGIIDGASQGRGLGLEFLRHIERTRFLLFVIDLTSYRDGITQYKNLKDELRRFSSELAARNFGIVLSKMDGLEDGDLVSRFFSHLGYPYKEYKGIEGSGFISSLEDSPKDQPRFILPISSATHLNIKALKHLIFESLCRGDVQL; translated from the coding sequence ATGTTTGTAGATCGTGTGGATATTTTACTTTCTAGTGGCAAGGGAGGCGCTGGGGCAGTTTCCTTCCGACGGGAAAAATTTGTCATCAACGGGGGCCCTGATGGTGGAGATGGTGGAGATGGAGGAGATGTGTATTTTGTGATTGATGAAAATAGCGATACACTCTCACAATTTCGAGGCAAGCGGCATTATCGCGCCCAAAATGGTCAGCCAGGGCAGGGCAAAAACTGCACAGGAAAGCGCGGGGAGGATCTCATCATCAAGGTCCCAGCGGGTACGATGGTCTATGATGAACAGAGCAATGCACTGCTCTATGATCTCACAGACCAAAAGCAAAGGGTAAGGGTACTTAGCGGAGGCAAGGGTGGCTTTGGCAATGCGAGATTCAAAAATTCCATCAATCAGGCCCCAAGTTATGCACAAAAGGGGCTAGAGGGGAAGCAGCTCCATGTGCGCCTAGAGCTCAAACTCATCGCCGATGTTGGTCTTGTGGGCTATCCCAATGTGGGAAAATCCACCCTGATTTCCACCCTCTCTAATGCCAGGCCAGAGATTGCAAATTATGAATTCACCACATTGATCCCAAATTTAGGTGTGGTGGATGTGGATGAAATTCATTCTTTTGTGATGGCTGACATCCCTGGGATTATTGATGGAGCAAGCCAAGGCCGTGGGCTTGGGCTAGAATTTTTGCGTCATATTGAACGCACGAGATTTTTACTCTTTGTAATCGATCTGACCTCTTATCGCGATGGAATCACGCAATATAAAAATCTAAAAGATGAGCTAAGGCGCTTTTCTAGTGAGCTTGCTGCGCGGAATTTTGGCATTGTTTTGAGCAAGATGGATGGCTTAGAAGATGGGGATTTGGTGTCTAGGTTTTTCTCTCATTTGGGCTATCCCTACAAAGAATACAAGGGCATTGAAGGAAGTGGTTTTATCTCTAGCCTGGAAGACTCGCCAAAGGATCAACCCCGCTTTATTTTGCCGATTTCCTCAGCCACCCATCTCAATATCAAGGCTCTCAAGCATTTGATTTTTGAGAGTCTGTGCAGGGGGGATGTGCAGTTATGA
- a CDS encoding MotA/TolQ/ExbB proton channel family protein has product MLSLQGYFYDSGMVTLIVLLWLSLYLIVTLWIFIYRFMILSRMYRNQRASLSAIVNGKSRAPSDVFFEGKHAASEDFLLIWKHSILRQSTAMLSFLSIIASTAPFIGLFGTVVEILDAFSRLGGSGQISFDVIAPIISKALVATAGGILVAIPAYSFFLILKRKAFDVNLSIQMQIDAITKGGARK; this is encoded by the coding sequence ATGCTAAGTTTACAGGGTTATTTCTATGACAGCGGCATGGTCACTCTCATCGTCTTGCTGTGGCTTTCTTTGTATTTGATTGTTACATTGTGGATCTTCATCTATCGGTTTATGATTTTGAGTAGGATGTATCGGAATCAGCGTGCCTCTCTTAGCGCAATCGTAAATGGAAAATCCAGAGCACCTAGTGATGTCTTTTTTGAGGGCAAGCATGCTGCTTCAGAGGATTTTTTATTGATTTGGAAACATAGCATCCTAAGGCAGAGCACAGCGATGCTTTCTTTTTTGAGCATCATTGCGTCCACAGCTCCCTTTATTGGTCTTTTTGGGACAGTGGTGGAGATTTTGGATGCCTTTAGTAGACTTGGTGGCAGTGGGCAGATTTCTTTTGATGTCATTGCGCCCATCATTTCCAAAGCCTTGGTAGCAACGGCAGGAGGGATACTTGTAGCAATCCCTGCATATTCCTTTTTTTTGATATTAAAGCGCAAGGCATTTGATGTGAATCTTTCCATCCAGATGCAAATTGATGCCATCACAAAGGGCGGAGCACGTAAGTGA
- the atpD gene encoding F0F1 ATP synthase subunit beta, whose product MEGKITQVIGPVVDVDFDAYLPAINEALDVDYQIDGEKKKLVLEVAAHLGDHRIRAIAMDMTEGLTRGQKVTARGKMIEVPVGEKVLGRIFNVIGEVIDGGEELKDVQTWPIHREAPSFENQSTKTEMFETGIKVVDLLAPYSKGGKVGLFGGAGVGKTVIIMELIHNVAYKHSGYSVFAGVGERTREGNDLYFEMKEGGVLDKVALCYGQMNEPPGARNRIAFTGLTMAEYFRDEKGLDVLMFIDNIFRYAQSGAEMSALLGRIPSAVGYQPTLASEMGKLQERITSTKKGSITSVQAVYVPADDLTDPAPASVFSHLDAKTVLNRKIAEKGIYPAVDPLDSSSRILDPQIVGEEHYRIATGIQQILQKYKDLQDIIAILGMDELSEEDKKTVERARKVEKFLSQPFFVAEVFTGSPGKYVTLEETLEGFKGILEGQYDHIPENAFYMVGGIQEVLEKAEKMKNA is encoded by the coding sequence ATGGAAGGAAAAATTACGCAGGTTATCGGCCCGGTGGTGGATGTAGATTTTGATGCCTATCTGCCTGCCATCAATGAAGCATTGGATGTGGATTATCAAATCGATGGCGAAAAGAAAAAATTGGTATTAGAAGTCGCAGCACATCTAGGAGATCATCGTATCAGAGCCATTGCTATGGATATGACAGAAGGACTTACTAGAGGGCAGAAAGTCACAGCACGCGGCAAGATGATTGAGGTGCCTGTGGGAGAAAAGGTGCTTGGTAGGATTTTTAATGTCATTGGAGAAGTTATTGATGGTGGTGAGGAGCTCAAAGATGTGCAGACCTGGCCCATTCACAGAGAGGCCCCAAGTTTTGAAAATCAATCCACCAAAACAGAGATGTTTGAGACTGGGATCAAGGTGGTGGATTTGCTAGCCCCTTATTCCAAGGGTGGAAAGGTCGGGTTATTTGGTGGTGCGGGAGTGGGAAAAACCGTTATCATCATGGAGCTCATCCATAATGTCGCATATAAGCATAGTGGTTATTCTGTATTTGCAGGGGTGGGTGAGAGGACCAGGGAGGGAAATGATCTTTATTTTGAGATGAAAGAGGGTGGAGTCTTGGATAAGGTTGCGCTTTGCTATGGGCAGATGAACGAGCCACCAGGGGCAAGGAATCGGATTGCATTTACAGGCCTTACCATGGCGGAGTACTTCAGGGATGAAAAGGGACTTGATGTGTTGATGTTTATTGATAATATCTTCCGATATGCCCAGTCAGGTGCTGAGATGTCTGCACTTTTGGGGCGCATTCCATCTGCGGTGGGCTATCAACCTACACTCGCTAGTGAAATGGGAAAATTGCAAGAAAGGATTACTTCTACTAAAAAAGGCTCCATCACCTCTGTCCAAGCAGTCTATGTTCCTGCAGATGACCTTACAGATCCAGCGCCCGCATCAGTGTTTTCTCATCTTGATGCCAAAACCGTACTCAATAGAAAAATTGCAGAAAAAGGCATCTATCCCGCTGTAGATCCGCTGGATTCTAGCTCTAGGATTTTGGATCCTCAGATCGTGGGAGAGGAGCATTATAGAATTGCCACAGGCATTCAGCAGATTTTGCAAAAATACAAAGATTTGCAGGATATTATCGCCATTCTTGGGATGGATGAGCTTTCAGAAGAGGACAAAAAGACTGTGGAGAGAGCTAGAAAGGTCGAAAAATTCCTTTCGCAACCTTTCTTTGTGGCAGAGGTTTTTACAGGCAGTCCTGGCAAATATGTCACACTGGAAGAGACGCTAGAGGGTTTCAAAGGGATTTTGGAGGGTCAGTATGACCACATCCCCGAGAATGCGTTTTATATGGTAGGGGGCATCCAAGAGGTGCTAGAAAAAGCAGAAAAAATGAAAAATGCTTAA
- a CDS encoding F0F1 ATP synthase subunit B, producing MRFVVLSLASLCALFGASEHLLEVEFADSDFIARLINFVIFVAIVWLLLAKRMKMFFGERKNKISQKLLEVQERLKVAKSNKEQALRKLEEARERANKILANAKKESYTITQKIEQQSSADIENMMKSVENLMEFEQKKMEKEVVMEVLDEVFGESKINSQEYVKILEKKVV from the coding sequence ATGCGCTTTGTTGTCTTATCGCTTGCATCGCTGTGTGCGCTTTTTGGAGCGTCAGAGCACCTCTTGGAAGTGGAATTTGCAGACTCGGATTTCATCGCTAGGCTGATAAATTTCGTCATTTTTGTTGCCATTGTTTGGCTTTTGCTCGCCAAAAGAATGAAGATGTTTTTTGGGGAAAGGAAAAATAAAATTTCTCAAAAGCTCTTAGAAGTGCAGGAGAGATTGAAAGTCGCAAAAAGCAATAAAGAGCAGGCCCTAAGGAAGTTAGAAGAAGCAAGGGAGAGGGCAAATAAAATCCTGGCGAATGCAAAAAAAGAATCCTACACCATCACTCAAAAAATCGAGCAGCAATCTAGTGCAGACATCGAAAATATGATGAAGAGCGTAGAGAATCTCATGGAATTTGAACAAAAAAAGATGGAAAAAGAAGTGGTGATGGAAGTGCTTGATGAGGTCTTTGGGGAAAGCAAAATAAATAGCCAGGAATATGTGAAGATCCTGGAGAAAAAGGTGGTTTGA
- a CDS encoding F0F1 ATP synthase subunit delta, whose protein sequence is MLSMVAKRYVKAILQTWDSLSELEGLFGNLQRLEIAWQNREFREMMQIPFLDFAKKREILLSLLETQDQKMQNFFNLLLENRRLECVPFICKALRSHISAQKKSYEGVIYSKENLDPQMLENIQKKLENHLSVELTLYQKNIDRDEISLNIQDLGVEISFSKERFFNDLKSHILKAI, encoded by the coding sequence ATGCTAAGTATGGTTGCGAAAAGATATGTGAAGGCGATTTTGCAAACATGGGATTCTTTAAGTGAGCTAGAGGGGCTTTTTGGCAATCTCCAAAGACTAGAGATCGCCTGGCAAAATAGAGAATTTAGAGAAATGATGCAAATTCCTTTTTTGGATTTTGCCAAGAAGCGCGAGATTCTTCTCTCCCTCCTAGAGACCCAAGATCAAAAGATGCAAAATTTTTTCAACCTCCTGCTAGAAAATCGCCGCCTAGAATGCGTGCCTTTTATCTGCAAGGCGCTGCGCAGCCATATCAGTGCGCAGAAAAAGAGTTATGAGGGGGTGATTTATTCCAAAGAAAATCTCGACCCCCAGATGCTAGAAAATATCCAAAAAAAACTTGAAAATCATCTGAGTGTGGAGTTGACTCTCTATCAAAAAAATATAGACAGAGATGAGATATCTTTGAATATTCAAGATTTAGGCGTAGAAATTTCTTTTTCTAAAGAAAGATTTTTTAATGATTTGAAATCTCATATTCTTAAAGCAATTTAG
- a CDS encoding methionyl-tRNA formyltransferase, translated as MRVLFMGTPLFAKVILEAVCGEFEVVGLFCQPDKPSGRKQEIQMPPTKTYVLQSHPSIPIFQPESFDEEIYQKVAALKPDVIVVVAYGKILPSRLLAHRCINLHASILPKYRGASPIQEMILQDDAYFGVTAMAMEEGLDCGDILGISLCKNDHKISLGLLSEKLAQMGAGLIKEVLCREDLLPLAQDEIHSSYCKKIKKENGLVEFEDARKLERFSRAYEGWPQVFLQSGLKLFGIEIREEQGSHKKGEILEITTEKIAVGCVRGSVWIKFLQAPNKQKVRAVDYVNGRRLQVGMVLE; from the coding sequence ATGAGGGTGCTATTCATGGGTACACCCCTCTTTGCCAAGGTGATTTTGGAGGCAGTGTGCGGAGAATTTGAAGTAGTGGGGCTATTTTGCCAGCCTGATAAACCCTCTGGCAGGAAGCAAGAGATCCAAATGCCTCCAACAAAGACCTATGTCTTGCAATCTCATCCTAGCATCCCTATTTTTCAGCCAGAGAGCTTTGATGAAGAGATCTATCAAAAAGTCGCAGCACTAAAGCCAGATGTCATTGTGGTCGTGGCTTATGGTAAGATTTTGCCATCAAGGCTTTTGGCGCATCGCTGCATCAATCTTCATGCCTCCATATTGCCCAAATATCGAGGAGCCAGCCCCATCCAAGAGATGATTTTGCAGGATGATGCGTATTTTGGCGTCACTGCCATGGCAATGGAAGAGGGGCTGGATTGTGGGGATATTTTGGGCATCTCGCTTTGTAAAAATGATCACAAAATCTCACTAGGCCTGCTTAGTGAAAAATTGGCCCAAATGGGTGCAGGGCTTATTAAAGAAGTGCTATGCAGAGAGGATTTACTCCCTCTTGCTCAGGATGAGATTCACTCGAGTTATTGCAAAAAGATCAAAAAAGAAAATGGATTAGTGGAGTTTGAGGATGCAAGAAAGCTAGAGAGGTTTTCTCGTGCCTATGAGGGATGGCCACAGGTATTTTTACAAAGCGGGTTAAAGCTCTTTGGTATAGAAATCAGAGAGGAGCAGGGCAGTCACAAAAAAGGGGAGATCCTAGAGATCACGACAGAAAAAATCGCGGTGGGATGTGTTAGGGGAAGTGTGTGGATAAAATTTTTGCAGGCTCCCAATAAGCAAAAAGTTCGTGCAGTGGATTATGTCAATGGCAGGCGTCTACAAGTGGGTATGGTGCTAGAGTGA